The genomic stretch TTTTTCCAGAAGAATTCCTACACTGCCGTCTTTCAGGAAAAAAACGTCTCGCGGCTGAAGATGATAACTCTTTTCAACATATCCTAATTTATCTATTTTTGGAATGTATGATGATAAATCTGGTATGTAATTTATCTTTTTTGTGTCGATCTCAAATGTATTTTTATCAATAATTAGTCTCGCAAAGCCTACACCCAATTTATTTTCATAATTACGGCCGAGAATTACTATTTTGTCGTCAAAAGTTTTGTCGTTATCCAAGTTTCTTGTGACAGAAGAAAAACTTGTAATATTATCCAAAGTATCGTCGGAAAGTCCTGTAATGGCTTTTGCAGCAATTTCTTTTCCTGTTTGCATGTCTAAAACAAGAAGGCTGAATGATTTTGTGTCCGAATTTTTTTTCTCAAGAATAAAATAAATATATTTTTCATTTTTGTCTATAAGATTGATTTTTTCGCTGTTTTTCTTATCGCCGCTTGTATTGTATTTGTATCTCCAGATTTCATTTTTATTGTTATCAAATTTAATCAGGGCGTTGTTGCTTACATATTTGCCGTAATCGTTGAATTCAAGAGCAAGAAATCCGCCTTCCTTGATTTCAAAAACGGTAGAATAATAGTTGTAGCCTTTTTCTTTTTTTTCTTCTTTGTTTTCCTTTCTGGCTTCTTTCCAGTTTTTTGGTTGATTAATCTCTTTAAAAACGCCATTATCATAATCATAATAGGTTTTTTGCTGAATTGTATTTGTTGCGAGATCAATTTCCATAGAACGTGGAGTGAAAAGCTCCTTCATTTTTACCATAGAATAGTCTAAAGAACTCGGGCGCAAAATGACTTTTTTTCGAAAATCAATATAACCTAGATATCCTCCTGCCGTCACATCGCCTTCAAATTCTTTATTCGCAATAGGGTTGAGGTTTTTATCTAAAATTACATATTCGAATTTTTTTGAATGATCTCCCAATTTCCCGTAAGAATATAAAGAAACATATCCGTAAAGATTATCCTTCTCATCAAACAAAGCATTCATTCCTAAATGCTCGCCGGAAGCCAATGAAGCCAAATCCTGAGTTTGAGAATAATATAAAGTCTGTATTAAGCCAAAGGTCAGCAATAAAATTTTTTTCATGATTAAATTTTCTCAAAAATAGAAAAAATTTTATCTGATTATAAAAAAAATCACAAAGCCCTGAATATTTTTCAAGGCTTTGTGATTATATCTTAGAAAGTAAATTTCTGAAGTTTGTTTTCTCGTCGATAATTCGTCTCAACTCAGAAACAGGAACTCTTTCCTGCTGCATCGTGTCTCTGTCTCTTATCGTCACGGTATGATCTATTAGAGAATCATGATCGATGGTGATACAGTAAGGTGTTCCAATTGCATCCTGTCTTCTGTAGCGTTTTCCGATCGCATCTTTTTCTTCGTAGAATAAGTTGAAATCATATTTCAGATCATTAAAGATATTTTCAGCATATTCGGCTAAACCATCTCTTTTCATTAGTGGAAGAATTGCTGCTTTTACTGGTGCTAAAGCCGGTGGAAGAGATAAAACTGTTCTTTCTGAACCGTCTTCCAAAACTTCATCTTTTAAGCAAGTTGAGAAAATAGAAAGGAATAATCTGTCAAGACCAACCGAAGTTTCTACTACATAAGGAACGTAGTTTTCATTTCTTTCAGGATCAAAAAACTGAAGCTTTCTTCCTGAATGCTTTTCATGCGCTTTCAAGTCGAAATCTGTTCTTGAATGAATTCCTTCCAATTCTTTAAATCCAAATGGGAAATTAAACTCAATATCAGCTGCAGCATTAGCATAATGCGCTAATTTCTCATGATCGTGGAATCTGTAATTGTCATTTCCTAAACCTAAAGCCAAATGCCAGTTTAGACGTTTTGTTTTCCATTGTTCGTAGAATTCAAGTTCAGTTCCCGGAGCAACGAAGAATTGCATTTCCATTTGTTCAAATTCACGCATTCTGAAAATAAACTGTCTTGCAACAATCTCGTTTCTAAATGCTTTTCCGATTTGAGCAATACCGAAAGGAAGTCTGTGGCGTGAAGTTTTCTGTACATTCAGGAAATTAACGAAAATACCTTGCGCGGTTTCTGGTCTCAAATAAAGATCCATCGCAGAATCTGCAGAAGCTCCCAATTTAGTTCCAAACATTAGGTTGAATTGCCTTACTTCCGTCCAGTTTTTAGAACCAGTATCGGGATCGGCAATTTCCAACTCTTCAATTAAAGCTTTTACATCAGCAAGATCTTCATTTTCTAAAGATTTAGCTAATCTTGAAAGAATAGCTTCTCTCTTTGCTCTGTATTCTAAAATTTTAGGATTGGTCGCTTCAAACTGTGCTTTATCGAAAGACTCACCGAATCTTTTCGCAGCTTTTTCGATTTCCTTATTTTCTTTATCTTCAATTTTCAAACAATAATCTTCCACCAAAACATCTGCTCTGAAACGTTTTTTAGAATCTTTATTGTCGATCAAAGGATCATTAAATGCATCAACGTGGCCTGAAGCTTTCCAAATAGTCGGGTGCATCAGAATCGCCGAATCAATACCCACAATATTTTCGTTCAGCTGTACCATCGCTTTCCACCAGTATTGTTTGATATTGTTTTTTAATTCTGCACCATTCTGTCCATAATCATAAACAGCGGATAAACCGTCATAGATCTCACTTGAAGGGAAAATAAAACCATATTCTTTAGCGTGAGAAATCACTTTCTTGAAAACATCTTCTTGCTTTGCCATAATTTTTTTACGTCTGAACTGCAAAAATATGAAAATGGAATCCAAAATCAGGGAATTCAATAAAAAAAGCAGTTAAAAAACTGCTTTTCAATATTTTTTAGAAATTATAACTTAATCCGACTCCGTTTCCGCGGATATCTAATCTGTATGACGTGGTTTTTGATGCTTCATTAGAATCTGCTTCATTTTGAGTTTTAATTGCTTTTTTAAGGTTTTTTCCACTGCTTACTGCAAATGGAATTCCAATTCCGACTGCTCCCAAGCCGAGTCCTATAAATCCCCAACCGCCAGC from Chryseobacterium indoltheticum encodes the following:
- a CDS encoding glycine--tRNA ligase; this translates as MAKQEDVFKKVISHAKEYGFIFPSSEIYDGLSAVYDYGQNGAELKNNIKQYWWKAMVQLNENIVGIDSAILMHPTIWKASGHVDAFNDPLIDNKDSKKRFRADVLVEDYCLKIEDKENKEIEKAAKRFGESFDKAQFEATNPKILEYRAKREAILSRLAKSLENEDLADVKALIEELEIADPDTGSKNWTEVRQFNLMFGTKLGASADSAMDLYLRPETAQGIFVNFLNVQKTSRHRLPFGIAQIGKAFRNEIVARQFIFRMREFEQMEMQFFVAPGTELEFYEQWKTKRLNWHLALGLGNDNYRFHDHEKLAHYANAAADIEFNFPFGFKELEGIHSRTDFDLKAHEKHSGRKLQFFDPERNENYVPYVVETSVGLDRLFLSIFSTCLKDEVLEDGSERTVLSLPPALAPVKAAILPLMKRDGLAEYAENIFNDLKYDFNLFYEEKDAIGKRYRRQDAIGTPYCITIDHDSLIDHTVTIRDRDTMQQERVPVSELRRIIDEKTNFRNLLSKI